A part of Plasmodium sp. gorilla clade G2 genome assembly, chromosome: 8 genomic DNA contains:
- a CDS encoding alpha/beta hydrolase, putative: protein MGNVLNRIIFNGPTEGYYEKFDLDFIYIETENNEKVAAHFINRNAPLTILFCHGNGENVYMLYDYFYETSKIWNVNVFLYDYLGYGESTGKASEKNMYLSGNAVYDYMVNTLKINPNSIVLYGKSIGSCAAVDIAIKRKVKGLILQSAILSLLNICFKTRFIFPFDSFCNIKKIKMIPCFVFFIHGTDDKIVPFYHGMCLYEKCKFKVHPYWVVDGKHNDIELIENEKFNENIKSFLNFLYNSDL from the exons ATGGGAAATGTTTTGAATAGAATCATTTTTAATGGTCCTACTGAAggatattatgaaaaatttgATTTagattttatttatattgaaaCAGAGAATAATGAAAAGGTTGCAGctcattttattaatag AAATGCACCTTTGACCATTTTGTTTTGTCATGGCAATGGAGAAAACGTTTACATGTTGTATGACTATTTTTATGAGACATCAAAAATATGGAATGTTAATGTGTTTTTATATGACTACTtag gatatggAGAAAGCACAGGGAAAGCCTCAGAAAAGAATATGTATTTAAGTGGAAATGCAGTTTATga TTATATGGTAAATACCTTAAAAATAAACCCAAATAGTATTGTTTTATATGGAAAATCTATAG gCTCGTGTGCAGCTGTTGATATTGccataaaaagaaaagtcAAAGGATTAATACTACAAAGTGCAATATTAtccttattaaatatatgttttaagaCAAGATTCATATTTCCTTTTGATtctttttgtaatattaaaaag ATTAAAATGATTCCttgttttgtattttttattcatggAACGGATGATAAAATTGTTCCCTTTTATCATGGaatg tgCCTTTATGAAAAGTGCAAATTCAAAGTACATCCTTATTGGGTTGTCGATGGAAAACATAATGATATTGAATTaattgaaaatgaaaaattcaatgaaaatataaaatcttttttaaattttttgtataattcAGATTTATAG